A single window of Alphaproteobacteria bacterium DNA harbors:
- a CDS encoding DUF4239 domain-containing protein — MSRHWQTYHHYAYGAVATLGTLAAVAAIGWLMTSALWAAWAPAMEQVTGPFLNVLGVLFGLTLAFLANDTWTAHDRARSAVLREVDAIRRLDILTEAVPAAAQPALRQAVRDYVRAAVEEWPALARCDFSPTASVAADGLLRRFSGLATGIGCQPPLLQAMLGAVTEVRENRDIRIGLSRTHVNPLKWLGMAFLGFLTIVSIAVVHAGDPATALIGMGLFGLASAPTATIVLIHGNPFQPPSAVSAARLAAALAGDRSGARGGDARQQPVARRLP; from the coding sequence ATGAGCAGACACTGGCAGACCTACCACCACTATGCCTATGGCGCGGTCGCGACCCTGGGAACGCTCGCCGCCGTCGCCGCGATCGGCTGGCTGATGACCTCGGCCCTCTGGGCGGCGTGGGCGCCGGCCATGGAGCAGGTGACCGGCCCGTTCCTGAACGTGCTCGGCGTGCTGTTCGGCCTGACCCTGGCCTTCCTGGCCAACGACACCTGGACCGCCCATGACCGGGCGCGAAGCGCCGTCCTGCGCGAGGTGGATGCGATCCGGCGGCTGGATATTCTGACCGAAGCCGTTCCGGCGGCGGCACAACCCGCCCTGCGCCAGGCGGTGCGCGACTATGTCCGCGCCGCCGTGGAGGAATGGCCGGCGCTGGCGCGCTGCGATTTCTCGCCGACGGCCTCCGTCGCCGCGGACGGGCTGCTGCGGCGGTTTTCCGGCCTCGCAACCGGCATTGGCTGCCAGCCGCCCTTGCTGCAGGCGATGCTGGGCGCCGTCACCGAGGTGCGCGAGAACCGCGATATCCGCATCGGGCTGAGCCGCACCCATGTCAATCCGCTGAAATGGCTGGGCATGGCCTTTCTCGGCTTCCTGACGATCGTGTCGATTGCCGTGGTCCATGCCGGCGACCCGGCGACGGCGCTGATCGGCATGGGCCTGTTCGGCCTCGCCTCGGCCCCGACGGCCACCATCGTGCTGATCCACGGCAACCCGTTTCAGCCGCCGTCCGCCGTGTCGGCCGCGCGACTGGCGGCGGCGCTGGCGGGGGACCGAAGCGGCGCGCGCGGTGGCGACGCGCGACAACAGCCAGTCGCGCGAAGGTTGCCGTAA
- a CDS encoding NAD(P)/FAD-dependent oxidoreductase: MVSELRSAANAQGRGYAGDALREKYRAERDRRLRSDGTDQYVATVGDFAHYLDDPHADPTFARAPVDETVDVAILGGGFGGLLAAARLVAAGIDDFRIIEKAGDFGGTWYWNRYPGAACDTEAYIYMPLLEEVGYIPTRKYARATELYAHCQRIGRHFDLYGRAYFQTLVTEARWDERALRWIVTTSRGDSLRARFLILAGGTTLGRPKLPGVPGIERFKGHTFHTSRWDYDYTGGDASGGLDKLRDKRVGIIGTGATAVQCVPHLGRSAQDLYVFQRTPSSVDVRADRPTDPDWAAGLRPGWQQERIANFTAVISGADFEEDLVNDGWTDLIGNILLAARRRQQAGEAVEDAQALIQQADDQKMDQVRARIDAIVKDKATAAALKPWYNQFCKRPCFHDDYLPTFNRPNVHLVDTKGRGVERITETGVVVDGREYELDCLIYATGFEVGTGYQRTIGFDLHGRGGQSLADKWKDGAETLHSLFTRGFPNLIVFSTMQSGQSANFQHMLDVKSRHIAYVLSEAKARGVKALEPSAEAEQEWVDTIVKLAIGRRAFLSECTPGYYNNEGGKLDMRIAKNNQYWRGPMVYVRHLDRWRAEGTLPGLELTV; the protein is encoded by the coding sequence ATGGTCAGCGAGTTACGATCCGCCGCGAATGCGCAGGGACGCGGTTATGCCGGCGACGCCCTGCGCGAAAAATACCGGGCGGAGCGCGATCGCCGTCTGCGCTCCGACGGCACCGACCAGTATGTGGCGACCGTCGGCGACTTTGCCCATTATCTCGACGACCCCCACGCCGACCCGACCTTTGCCCGCGCGCCGGTCGATGAAACCGTCGATGTCGCGATCCTTGGGGGCGGTTTCGGCGGATTGCTCGCGGCCGCGCGCCTTGTCGCCGCCGGCATCGACGATTTCCGCATCATCGAGAAGGCGGGCGATTTCGGCGGCACCTGGTACTGGAACCGCTATCCGGGCGCGGCCTGCGATACCGAAGCCTATATCTACATGCCGCTGTTGGAAGAGGTCGGCTACATCCCGACCCGGAAATACGCGCGGGCGACCGAGTTGTATGCGCATTGCCAGCGCATCGGGCGGCATTTCGACCTCTATGGCAGGGCGTATTTCCAGACCCTGGTGACCGAGGCGCGCTGGGACGAACGGGCGTTGCGCTGGATCGTGACCACCAGCCGCGGCGACAGCCTGCGCGCCCGGTTCCTGATCCTGGCCGGCGGCACGACGCTGGGCCGGCCCAAGCTGCCGGGCGTCCCGGGGATCGAACGCTTCAAGGGCCACACCTTCCACACCAGCCGCTGGGATTACGACTACACCGGCGGCGATGCGAGCGGCGGCCTCGACAAGCTGCGCGACAAGCGCGTGGGCATTATCGGCACCGGCGCGACGGCGGTTCAATGCGTGCCGCATCTGGGACGCTCGGCCCAGGACCTCTATGTGTTCCAGCGCACGCCGTCCTCCGTCGATGTCCGCGCCGACCGGCCGACCGACCCGGACTGGGCCGCCGGCCTGCGGCCCGGCTGGCAGCAGGAGCGGATCGCGAATTTCACCGCCGTCATCTCCGGCGCGGATTTCGAGGAGGATCTGGTCAATGACGGCTGGACCGACCTGATCGGCAACATCCTGCTGGCCGCGCGCCGCCGCCAGCAGGCGGGCGAGGCGGTGGAGGACGCGCAGGCGCTGATCCAGCAGGCCGACGACCAGAAAATGGACCAGGTGCGCGCCCGCATCGACGCCATCGTCAAGGACAAGGCCACGGCGGCGGCGCTGAAGCCCTGGTACAACCAGTTCTGCAAGCGCCCCTGCTTTCATGACGACTACCTCCCCACCTTCAACCGGCCGAACGTGCATCTGGTCGACACCAAGGGCCGGGGTGTCGAGCGGATCACGGAAACCGGCGTCGTGGTCGACGGCCGGGAATACGAACTCGACTGCCTGATCTACGCCACCGGTTTCGAAGTCGGCACCGGCTATCAGCGCACCATCGGCTTCGACCTCCACGGCCGCGGCGGGCAGAGCCTGGCCGACAAATGGAAGGACGGGGCCGAGACGCTGCACAGCCTCTTCACCCGCGGCTTTCCCAATCTGATCGTCTTTTCCACCATGCAATCCGGCCAGAGCGCCAACTTCCAGCATATGCTGGACGTCAAGTCCCGGCACATTGCCTATGTCCTGAGCGAAGCCAAGGCCCGCGGCGTCAAGGCGTTGGAGCCCAGCGCCGAGGCGGAACAGGAATGGGTGGATACCATCGTCAAACTCGCGATCGGCCGCCGGGCGTTTCTGTCGGAATGCACGCCCGGCTACTACAACAACGAGGGCGGCAAACTCGACATGCGCATTGCGAAGAACAACCAGTATTGGCGCGGGCCGATGGTCTATGTCCGCCATCTGGACCGCTGGCGCGCCGAGGGCACCCTGCCGGGGCTCGAACTGACGGTGTGA
- a CDS encoding PQQ-dependent sugar dehydrogenase produces MNRTILILALAVALAPLAGSAQNFNAAPPNAPDQRPAFAGQTRAPIVDAGVNLTREVIATGLEHPWGMDQLSDGRWLVTERPGRMRLVSPDGHVSAAIAGLPDVDARGQGGLLDVVVADDFAATRRVWWSYAEPRGHGTNATAVATGFLSADGRTMTEVRAIFHQQPAWNSTLHFGSRLVFDRDGALFVTTGERSRPEPRRLAQDVSTHLGKVLRIEPMGGAAAGNPRIAGGQPEIWAWGFRNIQAAALGPDGALWTVEHGPRGGDELNRPEPGRNYGWPIVTYGEDYSGAPIGQGLTAAAGMEQPLYYWDPVIAPSGMAFYDGRLFPGWCGSVLIGGLASRALVRLELDGTRVTGEARYLQGEARVRDVDVARDGAVMILTDSGNGALIRLTPAN; encoded by the coding sequence ATGAACCGGACGATCCTGATCCTTGCGCTCGCGGTCGCCCTGGCGCCCCTTGCCGGGTCCGCACAGAACTTCAATGCCGCACCGCCGAATGCGCCCGACCAGCGCCCCGCTTTCGCGGGCCAGACCCGCGCGCCGATCGTCGACGCGGGCGTGAACCTGACCCGCGAGGTGATCGCCACCGGGCTGGAACACCCCTGGGGCATGGATCAACTGTCCGACGGGCGCTGGCTGGTGACGGAGCGGCCGGGGCGGATGCGGCTGGTCTCGCCCGATGGCCACGTCTCCGCTGCGATTGCGGGCCTGCCCGATGTCGATGCGCGCGGCCAGGGCGGACTGCTGGACGTTGTCGTGGCGGACGATTTCGCCGCGACCCGCCGGGTCTGGTGGAGCTATGCCGAACCCCGCGGCCATGGCACGAACGCGACCGCGGTGGCCACGGGCTTCCTGTCGGCGGATGGCCGGACCATGACAGAAGTCAGGGCGATCTTTCACCAACAGCCGGCCTGGAACTCGACCCTGCATTTCGGCTCGCGACTGGTGTTCGACCGCGACGGCGCCCTGTTCGTCACCACGGGCGAGCGGTCGCGCCCCGAGCCGCGCCGGCTGGCGCAGGATGTCTCGACCCATCTGGGCAAGGTGCTGCGGATCGAGCCGATGGGCGGCGCGGCGGCCGGCAATCCCCGGATCGCGGGCGGGCAACCGGAAATCTGGGCCTGGGGCTTCCGCAACATCCAGGCAGCGGCGCTCGGCCCCGACGGCGCGCTCTGGACCGTGGAACACGGGCCGCGCGGCGGCGACGAGTTGAACCGGCCGGAGCCGGGCCGCAACTATGGCTGGCCCATCGTGACCTATGGCGAGGATTATTCCGGCGCGCCGATCGGACAGGGCCTGACCGCCGCCGCCGGCATGGAGCAGCCGCTCTATTATTGGGACCCGGTGATCGCGCCGTCGGGCATGGCCTTTTACGACGGCCGGCTGTTTCCCGGCTGGTGCGGCAGCGTGCTGATCGGCGGCCTGGCGAGCCGGGCATTGGTGCGGCTGGAACTGGACGGGACCCGGGTCACCGGCGAGGCCCGCTACCTTCAGGGCGAAGCCCGGGTGCGCGACGTGGACGTGGCGCGGGACGGCGCCGTCATGATCCTGACCGACTCCGGCAATGGCGCGCTCATCCGCCTGACCCCCGCGAACTGA
- a CDS encoding flavodoxin family protein produces the protein MPRLLIVYHSRTGGARQMAEAAAAAARAEAPTTLKPAAEAGPDDLLAADGYLFAAPENLAALSGVMKDFYDRCYYPVLGRIEGRPYAQMVSAGSDGEGAARQTARIVTGWRLKAVQPPLIVCTHAQTPEAILAPKTIAEADLARCRELGAALAAGLALGVF, from the coding sequence ATGCCCCGCCTCCTGATCGTCTACCACTCCCGCACCGGCGGCGCGCGCCAGATGGCCGAGGCGGCCGCTGCCGCGGCGCGCGCAGAGGCCCCGACCACGCTCAAGCCCGCCGCCGAGGCCGGCCCGGACGACCTGCTGGCCGCCGACGGCTATCTGTTCGCGGCGCCGGAAAATCTGGCCGCGCTTTCCGGCGTGATGAAGGATTTCTACGACCGTTGCTATTACCCGGTGCTGGGCCGGATCGAGGGGCGGCCCTATGCGCAGATGGTCTCGGCCGGCTCGGACGGCGAGGGGGCGGCGCGGCAGACCGCGCGCATCGTCACCGGCTGGCGCCTGAAAGCAGTGCAACCGCCGTTGATCGTCTGCACCCACGCCCAGACGCCCGAGGCCATTCTCGCGCCCAAAACCATCGCCGAGGCCGACCTCGCCCGCTGCCGCGAACTGGGCGCGGCGCTGGCCGCGGGCCTGGCGCTCGGCGTGTTCTGA
- a CDS encoding nitroreductase family deazaflavin-dependent oxidoreductase, with translation MAEYIPPALDWVREQVELYEGSGGTKGTTLRDTGLPCIIVTHQGNKTGGIRKIPLMRVKVGDAYVLVGSYGGREKNPVWVYNLRANPDVDIRDATEVFKMRVREVPPGPERDRLWEACAKAFPPYLDYEKKAPRLIPVFLAEPV, from the coding sequence ATGGCAGAATACATCCCCCCGGCGCTGGATTGGGTGCGCGAGCAGGTGGAGCTCTATGAGGGCAGCGGCGGCACCAAGGGCACGACGCTCCGCGACACCGGCCTGCCCTGCATCATCGTCACCCACCAGGGCAACAAGACCGGCGGCATCCGCAAAATCCCGCTGATGCGGGTCAAGGTCGGCGATGCCTATGTGCTGGTCGGCTCCTATGGCGGGCGCGAGAAGAACCCGGTCTGGGTCTACAATCTGCGCGCCAACCCGGACGTCGACATTCGCGACGCGACCGAGGTGTTCAAGATGCGGGTGCGCGAGGTGCCGCCCGGGCCGGAGCGCGACCGCTTGTGGGAGGCCTGCGCCAAGGCGTTTCCGCCTTATCTGGACTATGAGAAAAAGGCGCCGCGCCTGATCCCGGTCTTCCTGGCCGAGCCGGTCTGA
- a CDS encoding enoyl-CoA hydratase/isomerase family protein: protein MPVEFSRRDEFAIITLNRPEAMNALAFSVVEEIDAAIDQAVASDARAVIFTGAGDKAFCAGADINELQSLTPVGFRTQMRRGQSVLARLDTLPILSIAAINGFALGGGMELALACTFRVAVPSARLGVPEIKLGAIPGYGGTQRLPRLIGEGRALDLVLSGRFADAAEAERIGLVHRVIEGDLMEGVLAFARQYTGMSLATLRLAREAVTGALDRTIADGLKVEADLAAFSFTLEDAKEGTSAFLEKRKAVFKDR, encoded by the coding sequence ATGCCCGTCGAATTCAGCCGCCGCGACGAGTTCGCCATCATCACCCTCAACCGGCCGGAGGCGATGAACGCGCTGGCCTTTTCGGTGGTGGAGGAGATCGACGCCGCCATCGACCAGGCCGTCGCCAGCGACGCCCGCGCCGTGATCTTCACCGGCGCCGGCGACAAGGCGTTCTGCGCCGGGGCCGACATCAACGAGTTGCAGAGCCTGACGCCGGTCGGCTTCCGCACCCAGATGCGCCGCGGCCAGAGCGTGCTGGCGCGCCTCGACACGCTGCCGATCCTCTCCATCGCCGCGATCAACGGCTTTGCGCTCGGCGGCGGCATGGAGTTGGCGCTGGCCTGCACCTTCCGCGTCGCGGTGCCCTCGGCCCGGCTGGGCGTGCCGGAGATCAAGCTGGGGGCGATTCCCGGCTATGGCGGCACCCAGCGCCTGCCGCGCCTGATCGGCGAGGGGCGGGCGCTGGACCTGGTGCTCTCCGGCCGCTTCGCCGACGCGGCGGAGGCGGAGCGCATCGGCCTCGTGCACCGGGTGATCGAGGGCGACCTGATGGAGGGGGTGCTCGCCTTTGCCCGCCAGTACACCGGCATGAGCCTGGCGACGCTGCGGCTGGCGCGGGAAGCGGTGACCGGCGCGCTCGACCGCACCATCGCCGACGGTCTGAAGGTGGAAGCCGACCTCGCCGCCTTCTCCTTCACCCTGGAGGATGCGAAGGAGGGCACCAGCGCCTTCCTGGAAAAGCGCAAGGCCGTTTTCAAGGACCGCTAG
- a CDS encoding HAD-IA family hydrolase yields the protein MPGPFSAVLWDFGGVILSSPFDAFARYEAEIGLPDGFIRRLNATNPDDNAWAKLERSDVSLDEFCNLFEAEARAAGGELSGHKVISLLAGEVRPDMVAALRTVAARYKTACLTNNVKTSTRTPEKQAEIDRIMGIFGVVVESSKVGVRKPEPAFYAKACAMLEIEPHQAIFLDDLGVNLKPARAMGMATIKVASPAQALGELEILLGHPVR from the coding sequence ATGCCCGGCCCGTTTTCCGCCGTCCTCTGGGATTTCGGCGGCGTGATTCTCTCCAGCCCGTTCGACGCCTTCGCCCGGTACGAGGCGGAGATCGGCCTGCCCGACGGCTTTATCCGCCGGTTGAACGCCACCAATCCGGACGACAATGCCTGGGCCAAGCTGGAGCGGTCCGACGTTTCGCTCGACGAATTCTGCAATCTCTTCGAGGCCGAAGCCCGCGCGGCCGGCGGCGAACTCTCCGGCCACAAGGTGATTTCGCTGCTGGCCGGCGAGGTACGGCCGGACATGGTGGCGGCCCTGCGCACCGTGGCCGCCCGCTACAAGACCGCCTGCCTGACCAACAACGTCAAGACCTCCACCCGGACGCCGGAAAAACAGGCCGAGATCGACCGGATCATGGGGATTTTCGGCGTGGTGGTCGAAAGCTCCAAGGTCGGCGTGCGCAAGCCGGAGCCGGCCTTCTACGCGAAGGCCTGCGCGATGCTGGAGATCGAGCCGCATCAGGCGATCTTCCTCGATGACCTGGGCGTCAATCTGAAGCCGGCGCGGGCCATGGGCATGGCCACGATCAAGGTGGCCTCGCCCGCCCAGGCGCTGGGGGAGCTGGAGATCCTGCTTGGCCATCCCGTCCGCTGA
- a CDS encoding HAD family hydrolase, producing the protein MWSGPRALSTALMRAWENRPDCLVVDEPLYAAYLAATGLDHPMRAAVLAAQAQDAGLVARRMTTMTGAPIIYQKHMSHHLLPTMPRDWVDRLANAFLIRDPARVLASYDRKRPAPTLADIGIGQQGEVFDRLADRDGRAPPVIDADDLQRAPETVLRALCRALGVPFRAEMLAWPAGPRASDGVWAPHWYDAVWRSTGFGPPRERATTLAPALARLAEQARPLYERLARHRLAAA; encoded by the coding sequence ATGTGGTCCGGGCCCAGGGCGCTCTCGACCGCGCTGATGCGGGCCTGGGAGAACCGGCCCGATTGCCTCGTGGTGGACGAGCCGCTTTATGCCGCCTATCTGGCCGCGACCGGCCTCGACCACCCGATGCGCGCCGCGGTGCTGGCGGCCCAGGCGCAGGACGCGGGCCTCGTCGCCCGGCGGATGACGACCATGACCGGCGCGCCCATCATCTACCAGAAGCATATGAGCCACCATCTGCTGCCGACCATGCCGCGGGATTGGGTGGACCGGCTCGCCAACGCCTTTCTGATCCGCGACCCGGCCCGCGTGCTCGCCTCCTATGACCGCAAGCGCCCGGCGCCGACCCTGGCCGATATCGGCATCGGGCAGCAGGGCGAAGTGTTCGACCGCCTGGCCGACCGCGACGGCCGCGCGCCGCCGGTGATCGACGCCGACGACCTGCAACGGGCGCCGGAGACGGTGCTGCGCGCGCTCTGCCGGGCGCTGGGCGTGCCGTTCCGGGCGGAAATGCTGGCCTGGCCCGCGGGTCCGCGGGCCAGCGACGGCGTCTGGGCGCCGCACTGGTATGATGCGGTCTGGCGCTCCACCGGCTTCGGGCCGCCGCGGGAGCGGGCGACGACGCTGGCGCCGGCGCTCGCCCGCCTGGCCGAGCAGGCCCGCCCGCTCTACGAGCGCCTTGCCCGCCATCGCCTCGCCGCGGCGTGA
- a CDS encoding glucose 1-dehydrogenase, with translation MTIPPLFDLSGKVAVVTGASRGIGESIAQQLAAHGARVVVSSRKAEACDRVVADIKANWARGEGDAMTIPCHVGQRDQCEALIDRTIAAWGRVDILVLNAAVSAHRGPMAEAEDWMFDKMFAANIRGALWLTDRACPDMARRKDGAVILIGSAGGLRGSSDMGLYGITKAADMQIARNLAVTWGKHNIRANCVAPSLVVTDMAEVLTTDAKRQQTLEWTYPMKRIGTVEDVSGVVVALAGPAGAWTSGQTIVIDGGMMAGPGREEG, from the coding sequence ATGACCATCCCCCCATTGTTCGACCTGTCCGGCAAGGTGGCCGTCGTCACCGGCGCCTCGCGCGGCATCGGCGAGTCCATCGCCCAACAACTGGCGGCGCACGGCGCCCGGGTCGTGGTGTCCTCGCGCAAGGCCGAGGCCTGCGACCGGGTCGTGGCCGATATCAAGGCCAACTGGGCCCGGGGTGAGGGCGACGCCATGACCATCCCCTGCCATGTGGGCCAGCGCGACCAGTGCGAGGCGTTGATCGACCGCACCATCGCCGCCTGGGGCCGGGTCGACATTCTGGTGCTCAACGCCGCCGTCAGCGCCCATCGCGGGCCGATGGCGGAGGCGGAGGACTGGATGTTCGACAAAATGTTCGCCGCCAACATCCGCGGCGCGCTCTGGCTGACCGACCGGGCCTGCCCGGACATGGCCCGCCGCAAGGACGGCGCCGTCATCCTGATCGGCTCGGCCGGTGGGCTGCGCGGCTCGTCGGACATGGGGCTTTACGGCATCACCAAGGCCGCGGACATGCAGATCGCGCGCAACCTGGCCGTCACCTGGGGCAAGCACAACATCCGCGCCAATTGCGTCGCGCCCTCGCTGGTGGTGACCGACATGGCGGAGGTGCTGACCACGGACGCGAAACGGCAGCAGACCCTGGAATGGACCTATCCCATGAAGCGCATCGGCACGGTGGAGGACGTCTCGGGCGTCGTCGTGGCGCTCGCCGGCCCGGCCGGGGCCTGGACCAGCGGCCAGACCATCGTCATCGACGGCGGCATGATGGCCGGCCCGGGCCGGGAGGAGGGCTGA